In one window of Candidatus Zixiibacteriota bacterium DNA:
- a CDS encoding IS630 family transposase (programmed frameshift): MSKKYIVRLSDRERRGLEQLSAKGKTVAYRIRHAHILLKADADGPNWTDWRIAEAFSCHARTVEGIRKRFVEQGLDAALNRKKREMPPREKLLDGEKEARLIALSCSKPPKGRARWTLHLLADKMVELEVVESISHETVRQTLKKNELKPHLRKSWVIPPKQNADFVAHMEDVLEVYKRPYDPDYPVVCMDEQPTQLIKETRRKIEAAPGWAERVDYEYERNGTANNFMFNEPLGNWRKVNVRERKTMIDWAHEIKELLDVDYPEAEKVVLVMDNLNTHKPASLYEAFEPREARRLLERLEIHHTPRHGSWLNIAEIELSVFTRQCLNRRIPHIETLRKEAREWYRERNQSQKGVDWRFTTKNARIKLKQLYPQIES; the protein is encoded by the exons ATGAGCAAGAAGTACATTGTGCGGCTCTCGGACCGAGAGCGTAGAGGACTGGAGCAACTTAGCGCCAAGGGCAAGACCGTTGCGTACAGGATTCGGCATGCCCACATCCTGCTGAAGGCCGATGCCGACGGACCGAACTGGACCGACTGGCGCATTGCCGAGGCTTTCTCTTGCCATGCGCGTACGGTCGAGGGCATCCGGAAACGCTTCGTCGAGCAGGGGCTCGATGCGGCGCTGAATCGAAAGAAGCGCGAAATGCCGCCGCGGGAAAAACTACTCGACGGCGAAAAAGAGGCCCGCTTGATCGCGCTGAGTTGCAGCAAGCCGCCCAAGGGCCGAGCGCGCTGGACGCTGCATCTGCTGGCGGACAAGATGGTGGAACTGGAGGTAGTGGAAAGCATTTCACACGAGACCGTGCGGCAGACGCTTA AAAAAAACGAACTTAAACCGCACCTGAGGAAATCCTGGGTGATACCGCCGAAACAGAATGCGGATTTTGTCGCGCACATGGAGGACGTGCTGGAAGTCTACAAGCGGCCTTATGATCCGGATTATCCGGTTGTATGCATGGACGAGCAACCGACACAGCTAATCAAGGAGACCCGCCGGAAGATAGAAGCGGCCCCCGGTTGGGCGGAGCGCGTGGATTACGAATATGAGCGGAACGGGACGGCGAACAATTTCATGTTTAACGAGCCTCTGGGCAACTGGCGGAAGGTGAACGTCCGGGAGCGCAAGACGATGATTGACTGGGCGCATGAGATTAAGGAACTTCTGGATGTGGATTACCCGGAAGCGGAAAAGGTGGTTCTGGTCATGGACAATCTGAACACGCACAAGCCTGCGTCCCTTTACGAGGCGTTCGAGCCACGAGAAGCGCGGCGTCTTTTGGAGCGGCTTGAGATACACCATACACCAAGGCACGGGAGTTGGCTGAACATTGCGGAGATCGAGTTGAGCGTGTTCACAAGACAATGTCTTAATCGAAGGATACCTCACATTGAAACGTTAAGGAAAGAGGCGCGTGAGTGGTATAGAGAGCGCAACCAGAGTCAAAAGGGCGTCGACTGGCGATTCACAACAAAGAACGCAAGAATCAAGCTCAAGCAGCTATACCCACAAATTGAATCATGA